Proteins from one Arthrobacter sp. DNA4 genomic window:
- the lexA gene encoding transcriptional repressor LexA, with translation MAAAAAGGRTAPQSKRTAKGLTPRQKKILETIQRSVNENGYPPSMREIGDTVGLASLSSVTHQLSQLEKLGYLRRDPKRPRAMEVLMPLTLDGGGKGAGASPAPQAAGGGATVTELPTALDTAMVPLVGRIAAGGPILAEQLVEDVMPLPRQLVGQGELFMLKVAGDSMVDAAICDGDWVVVRRQADAANGDIVAALLDDEATVKTFRQRDGHTWLLPQNTQYEPILGDHATIMGKVVSVLRSL, from the coding sequence ATGGCAGCAGCAGCCGCCGGGGGCAGGACCGCCCCGCAATCCAAGAGGACAGCCAAGGGGCTGACCCCTCGGCAGAAAAAGATCCTCGAGACCATCCAGCGCTCGGTCAATGAGAACGGGTATCCGCCCTCCATGCGCGAGATCGGCGATACCGTCGGCCTTGCGAGCCTGTCCAGCGTGACCCACCAGCTTTCCCAGTTGGAGAAGCTGGGTTACCTGCGCCGCGACCCCAAGCGGCCGCGCGCCATGGAAGTGCTGATGCCGCTCACGCTGGACGGCGGGGGCAAAGGCGCCGGTGCGTCTCCTGCGCCGCAGGCTGCGGGCGGGGGCGCCACCGTCACCGAACTGCCTACCGCACTGGATACGGCCATGGTTCCTTTGGTGGGCCGGATTGCCGCCGGCGGGCCCATCCTCGCAGAACAGCTCGTGGAGGATGTCATGCCGCTGCCCCGCCAGCTGGTGGGCCAGGGCGAACTTTTCATGCTCAAAGTGGCTGGCGACTCCATGGTGGACGCCGCCATTTGCGATGGTGACTGGGTGGTGGTGAGGCGCCAGGCTGACGCGGCCAATGGGGACATTGTTGCTGCCCTGCTGGACGACGAGGCGACCGTGAAGACGTTCCGCCAGCGCGACGGCCACACGTGGCTGCTCCCCCAGAACACGCAGTACGAACCAATCCTGGGCGACCACGCCACCATCATGGGCAAGGTCGTCTCGGTCCTGCGTTCCCTCTAG
- a CDS encoding LysM peptidoglycan-binding domain-containing protein, which produces MSALSLHQVSPSSAPLRLTRRGRIVLIGVPLVLLAVLLLSLSGLFHSPAKASDSAADLAVTPTVTVTVQSGQSLWAIAGAVAPDRDARDVVADIVQLNNLAAGTVLPGQQLFVPTH; this is translated from the coding sequence ATGTCAGCTTTATCTCTTCACCAGGTTTCACCTTCGTCCGCGCCCCTGCGGCTGACCCGCCGGGGGAGGATCGTCCTGATCGGAGTTCCGCTCGTGCTCCTGGCTGTACTCCTGCTGTCGCTTTCGGGCCTCTTCCACTCCCCGGCCAAGGCGTCGGACTCGGCCGCCGACCTTGCGGTGACGCCCACCGTTACGGTGACCGTGCAGTCCGGCCAGTCGCTGTGGGCCATTGCGGGCGCCGTCGCTCCGGACCGGGACGCCCGGGACGTCGTGGCGGACATCGTCCAGCTTAACAACCTTGCCGCGGGTACCGTTCTTCCGGGCCAGCAGCTCTTCGTCCCCACCCACTGA
- a CDS encoding histidinol-phosphate transaminase — MNDQLERLNRLPLRSNLRGLTPYGAPQLDVPILLNVNENTHGVPADVRAAISAAVTEAAAGLNRYPDREFTALRKALAEYLGHGLDETNLWAANGSNEVLQQILQAFGGPGRTALGFPPTYSMYPLLASGTDTQYITGERAEGYDLSAESAARQVKELQPNIVFLCSPNNPTGTGLGLDVVEAVYDAGADSQAIVIVDEAYHEFAHDGTPSALKLLPGRERLIVSRTMSKAFALAGARLGYMAAAPEVTDALRLVRLPYHLSAITQATALAALEHREALMADVEDIKKQRDRIVAELTRMGLKPAASDSNYVFFGALENPHQVWQELLDAGVLIRDVGIPGHLRVTAGTEAETTAFLTSLERILAGHAALHA, encoded by the coding sequence GTGAACGACCAGCTAGAACGTCTGAACCGGCTTCCCCTCCGCAGCAACCTCCGCGGCCTGACCCCATACGGGGCGCCCCAACTGGACGTCCCCATCCTGCTGAACGTCAATGAAAACACCCATGGTGTTCCCGCGGACGTGCGCGCCGCCATCAGTGCCGCCGTGACGGAGGCCGCTGCGGGCCTGAACCGTTATCCGGACCGTGAGTTCACCGCGCTCCGGAAGGCCCTGGCCGAATACCTCGGGCATGGGCTCGATGAAACCAACCTGTGGGCCGCCAATGGTTCCAATGAAGTCCTCCAGCAGATCCTCCAGGCCTTTGGCGGTCCGGGCCGCACCGCACTCGGTTTCCCGCCCACGTACTCCATGTACCCCCTGCTGGCCAGCGGAACAGACACGCAGTACATCACCGGGGAACGCGCGGAGGGCTATGACCTCAGCGCGGAGTCGGCCGCCCGCCAGGTCAAGGAACTGCAGCCGAACATCGTGTTCCTCTGCTCGCCCAACAACCCCACCGGGACGGGACTTGGGCTGGACGTCGTGGAGGCCGTCTATGACGCCGGTGCCGACAGCCAGGCCATCGTCATCGTCGATGAGGCGTACCACGAGTTCGCGCACGACGGAACTCCCAGTGCCCTGAAGCTCCTGCCCGGCCGTGAGCGGCTCATCGTGTCCCGCACCATGAGCAAGGCGTTCGCCCTGGCGGGTGCCCGGCTCGGTTACATGGCCGCTGCACCCGAGGTCACCGATGCCCTGCGGCTGGTCCGCCTGCCGTACCACCTGTCCGCCATCACCCAGGCCACCGCCCTGGCAGCACTTGAGCACCGCGAAGCGCTCATGGCCGACGTCGAAGACATCAAGAAGCAGCGGGACCGCATCGTGGCCGAACTGACCAGGATGGGCCTCAAGCCCGCCGCGTCGGACTCCAACTACGTGTTCTTTGGCGCCCTGGAAAATCCGCACCAGGTCTGGCAGGAACTGCTGGACGCGGGCGTGCTCATCAGGGACGTGGGCATCCCCGGCCACCTCCGGGTCACCGCAGGCACTGAGGCGGAAACCACAGCCTTCCTCACGTCCCTGGAACGCATCCTTGCCGGCCACGCCGCGCTTCACGCCTAG
- the hisB gene encoding imidazoleglycerol-phosphate dehydratase HisB, with product MSPTGSNTAAARTARMERATSESSVLVEINLDGTGVSDIDTSVPFYDHMLTALCKHSLIDMTVKATGDTHIDVHHTVEDVAITFGEVLRTALGNKAGIRRFGEATVPLDEALANAVVDVSGRPYLVHGGEPSGQEYHLIGGHFTGSLTRHVFEAITLHAGICLHMNVIAGRDPHHIVEAQFKAFARALRAAVEPDPRVEGIPSTKGAL from the coding sequence ATGAGTCCAACCGGATCGAATACGGCTGCTGCCCGGACCGCCCGCATGGAGCGTGCCACCAGCGAGTCCTCCGTACTCGTGGAGATCAACCTCGACGGAACGGGCGTATCGGACATCGATACCTCGGTGCCGTTCTACGACCACATGCTGACCGCCCTGTGCAAGCACTCGCTGATCGACATGACGGTCAAGGCCACCGGAGATACCCACATCGACGTCCACCACACCGTGGAGGACGTCGCCATCACCTTCGGCGAGGTCCTGCGGACTGCCCTGGGCAACAAGGCAGGAATCCGACGGTTCGGTGAGGCCACCGTGCCGCTGGATGAGGCCCTTGCCAATGCTGTGGTGGACGTCTCCGGCCGCCCGTACCTGGTGCACGGGGGTGAGCCGTCGGGCCAGGAATACCACCTGATCGGCGGCCACTTCACAGGGTCCCTGACCCGTCACGTTTTCGAGGCCATCACCCTGCACGCCGGCATCTGCCTGCACATGAACGTGATCGCCGGCCGGGACCCGCACCACATCGTCGAGGCACAGTTCAAGGCCTTTGCCCGTGCCCTGCGCGCCGCCGTTGAACCGGATCCGCGGGTTGAAGGCATCCCGTCCACCAAGGGTGCGCTGTGA
- the hisH gene encoding imidazole glycerol phosphate synthase subunit HisH gives MSGQVLKDGAVIDPSVSRRLPSPEGKPTVTVLDYGSGNVRSAVRALERAGAEVILSSKPEDVLNADGLVVPGVGAFETVMRELKAVDGIRLIGRRVAGGRPVLGICVGLQVLFEAGVEHGTEAQGIGEWPGKVEALPAEVVPHMGWNTVKVPEGSKLFAGVENERFYFVHSYGVQEWNFDVIQPRMAPPLVTWSEHGGPFIAAVENGPLCATQFHPEKSGDAGARLLRNWVEGLRKPAAADSGAPAADAGSDA, from the coding sequence GTGAGCGGGCAGGTCCTGAAGGACGGGGCGGTCATCGACCCGTCGGTGTCGCGCAGGCTGCCGTCGCCGGAAGGCAAGCCCACGGTCACGGTGCTGGACTACGGGTCCGGGAACGTCCGGTCGGCCGTGCGCGCCCTGGAACGTGCCGGCGCGGAAGTGATCCTGAGCTCGAAGCCGGAAGATGTGCTGAACGCGGACGGCCTGGTGGTGCCAGGCGTCGGCGCGTTCGAGACCGTGATGCGCGAACTCAAGGCCGTGGACGGCATCCGGCTCATCGGCCGGCGCGTGGCGGGCGGCCGCCCGGTCCTTGGTATCTGCGTGGGCCTGCAGGTCCTGTTCGAGGCCGGGGTTGAACACGGTACCGAAGCCCAGGGCATCGGCGAATGGCCCGGCAAGGTGGAGGCCCTCCCCGCCGAAGTTGTTCCGCACATGGGCTGGAACACCGTCAAGGTCCCCGAAGGCTCGAAACTCTTTGCCGGCGTCGAAAACGAACGGTTCTACTTCGTGCACTCCTACGGCGTGCAGGAATGGAACTTCGACGTCATCCAGCCTCGGATGGCGCCGCCCCTGGTTACCTGGTCCGAGCACGGCGGACCGTTCATCGCCGCCGTTGAAAACGGCCCGCTCTGCGCCACCCAGTTCCACCCCGAAAAGTCCGGCGATGCCGGCGCGCGGCTCCTGCGCAACTGGGTCGAAGGCCTGCGCAAGCCGGCCGCCGCTGACTCTGGCGCCCCGGCGGCCGACGCCGGCAGTGACGCCTAG
- the priA gene encoding bifunctional 1-(5-phosphoribosyl)-5-((5-phosphoribosylamino)methylideneamino)imidazole-4-carboxamide isomerase/phosphoribosylanthranilate isomerase PriA produces MTTAHDLPVLELLPAVDVVNGQAVRLVQGEAGSETSYGTPLEAALNWQQQGAEWVHLVDLDAAFGRGSNADLLREVVGRLDIKVELSGGLRDDETLEAALDLGVARVNLGTAALENPEWTARAIERFGDKIAVGLDVRGTTLAGRGWTKEGGDLWDVLGRLEEAGCARYVVTDVTKDGTLQGPNVELLRQMVEKTGKPVVASGGISSLDDLKVLRSLVPLGVEGAIVGKALYAGAFTLPEALDVAGRR; encoded by the coding sequence ATGACCACCGCACATGACCTGCCGGTACTTGAACTGCTGCCTGCCGTCGACGTCGTCAACGGCCAGGCCGTCCGGCTGGTCCAGGGCGAGGCGGGCAGCGAAACCAGCTACGGAACCCCCCTCGAAGCGGCGCTGAACTGGCAGCAGCAGGGTGCCGAGTGGGTTCACCTGGTGGACCTTGACGCAGCGTTTGGGCGCGGCTCCAACGCCGACCTGCTCCGCGAGGTGGTGGGCCGGCTGGACATCAAGGTGGAGCTCTCGGGCGGACTCCGCGATGACGAAACGCTGGAAGCAGCCCTCGATTTGGGCGTCGCACGCGTCAACCTCGGGACCGCAGCACTCGAAAACCCGGAGTGGACTGCCCGGGCCATCGAGCGCTTCGGCGACAAGATCGCCGTCGGCCTTGACGTCCGGGGGACCACCTTGGCCGGTCGTGGCTGGACGAAGGAGGGTGGAGACCTGTGGGACGTGCTGGGCCGCCTCGAAGAGGCCGGCTGCGCCCGCTACGTGGTGACCGATGTGACCAAGGACGGCACCCTGCAGGGCCCGAACGTTGAACTCCTGCGCCAGATGGTGGAGAAGACCGGCAAGCCCGTGGTGGCCTCCGGCGGCATCTCCAGCCTGGACGACCTCAAGGTCCTCCGCTCGTTGGTTCCCCTGGGCGTCGAAGGCGCCATTGTGGGCAAGGCCCTCTACGCCGGAGCCTTCACGCTGCCCGAGGCCCTCGACGTCGCCGGCCGCCGCTAG
- a CDS encoding SseB family protein has product MPSSEEPVSPPARHLPGHIAAALAGAGGATDSAGQPWAGRSLAGEDAKIHNFEDDDGTADAGYLAAIAALREGRGDEADVVASLATVRVFIPIVAQLAEEAETEHGLHADKQADMALVTLKAADGRTALPAFTSAAALSAWHPEARPVAVYAARAALSAVAEGAELLVLDPGADVTFVVRRPGVWALAKQHGWTPSYSDQELAAEMGNVATGFAAVRGMELLPGRGVAARAADGSVVPGGGAGPELQVVLYLEDGLDAAGVQGLVAGLQSEWSRNVLFGERVDSLEIKLRRAPD; this is encoded by the coding sequence ATGCCCAGCTCCGAAGAACCGGTAAGCCCTCCCGCCCGCCACCTGCCCGGACACATCGCGGCGGCGCTTGCCGGCGCCGGTGGTGCCACGGATTCCGCGGGACAGCCATGGGCCGGCCGCAGCCTCGCCGGTGAGGACGCGAAGATCCATAACTTCGAGGACGACGACGGAACGGCCGACGCCGGCTACCTCGCCGCCATTGCCGCGCTCCGCGAGGGGCGGGGCGATGAGGCGGATGTCGTCGCGTCACTGGCCACGGTCCGGGTCTTCATTCCCATCGTGGCGCAGCTGGCTGAAGAGGCAGAAACAGAGCACGGGCTGCACGCCGACAAACAGGCGGACATGGCGCTGGTGACGCTGAAGGCTGCGGACGGACGGACTGCGCTGCCGGCCTTCACGTCGGCAGCCGCATTGTCCGCATGGCATCCCGAGGCCCGGCCGGTGGCCGTCTATGCCGCGCGGGCGGCGCTCTCGGCCGTCGCCGAAGGGGCAGAACTCCTGGTCCTGGATCCGGGTGCCGACGTGACGTTCGTGGTGCGCAGGCCCGGTGTCTGGGCCCTCGCCAAGCAGCATGGCTGGACCCCTTCCTACAGTGACCAGGAGCTGGCCGCCGAGATGGGCAACGTTGCCACCGGCTTCGCGGCTGTCCGCGGCATGGAGCTGCTGCCTGGCAGGGGAGTGGCCGCCAGGGCCGCCGACGGCTCTGTGGTTCCAGGCGGCGGTGCCGGGCCGGAGCTGCAAGTGGTGCTGTACCTTGAAGACGGCCTCGACGCTGCCGGTGTGCAGGGGCTCGTGGCCGGTCTGCAGTCGGAGTGGTCGCGGAATGTATTGTTTGGGGAGCGCGTCGACTCGCTGGAAATCAAACTGAGGCGCGCTCCCGATTAA
- a CDS encoding MFS transporter: protein MNFALYRELLAIRPIRRLLLVGMVARIPHSAAGVLLTLHIVLTLGQGYAAAGAAAAVMTIGIALGAPWRGRRVDTVGLRTALIPSVISETVIWSIVPHVSYQWLLPLVFVGGLLTLPIFSVVRQSLGVLAEGDQRRTAFALDAITTEFVFMIGPAAGAVVATSGHTIAGLTVVGVATSLAGLFLMWFNPPTRSPDQTVECMEDEQHAAEVAVVSTAPAHVQEAAAELAPAGAATSAAQSGLRGRLAGGFAWFTATVAALFAVAAGAGMVLSGTDVGIVAALETGGHQSEIGIVFVFWCAASVLGGLIYGAMHRPIPPVILLLGMAALTLPMAFAHDTWTLALVSVLPGLLCAPVLSAASEKVADLVSEERRGEAMGWYGSALTAGVALGSPLAGVFIDIMGPSGGFVSVGAAGVLLCLVGLALQQRRRRAAA from the coding sequence GTGAATTTCGCTCTCTACCGGGAGTTGCTCGCCATCCGGCCGATCCGGCGGCTGCTGCTGGTGGGCATGGTTGCCCGCATCCCGCATTCAGCCGCAGGGGTCCTGCTGACCCTGCACATCGTCCTCACCCTGGGCCAGGGCTACGCCGCAGCCGGCGCTGCAGCGGCCGTCATGACCATCGGGATTGCCCTGGGGGCGCCGTGGCGGGGGAGGCGCGTGGATACCGTGGGGTTGCGGACCGCCCTCATCCCGTCGGTCATCTCAGAGACCGTGATCTGGTCCATCGTGCCCCATGTGTCGTACCAGTGGCTCCTGCCGCTGGTCTTCGTGGGCGGCCTGCTCACACTGCCCATCTTCAGCGTGGTGCGGCAATCCCTGGGTGTCCTGGCCGAGGGTGACCAGCGGCGCACGGCGTTCGCCCTGGATGCCATCACCACGGAATTCGTGTTCATGATCGGCCCGGCCGCCGGCGCCGTCGTAGCCACCAGCGGCCACACTATTGCAGGCCTGACAGTGGTGGGCGTGGCTACATCCCTCGCCGGGCTGTTCCTCATGTGGTTCAACCCGCCCACCCGCAGCCCGGACCAAACAGTCGAGTGCATGGAAGACGAACAGCACGCTGCGGAAGTCGCCGTCGTCTCCACGGCCCCGGCGCATGTCCAGGAAGCAGCCGCGGAGCTGGCCCCTGCCGGCGCGGCCACCAGCGCGGCACAAAGCGGCCTGCGGGGAAGACTGGCCGGCGGCTTCGCCTGGTTCACCGCCACGGTCGCGGCACTCTTCGCCGTTGCCGCCGGTGCGGGCATGGTCCTCAGTGGCACCGACGTCGGCATTGTCGCGGCCCTGGAAACCGGCGGCCACCAGAGCGAAATCGGGATCGTCTTTGTCTTCTGGTGCGCTGCCTCCGTGCTGGGCGGCCTGATATACGGCGCCATGCACCGGCCCATTCCACCTGTCATCCTGCTGCTGGGCATGGCCGCGCTGACCCTGCCCATGGCCTTCGCCCACGACACCTGGACGCTTGCCTTGGTCTCCGTCCTCCCCGGCCTGCTCTGCGCCCCCGTCCTGTCCGCGGCCTCCGAGAAGGTCGCGGACCTGGTATCGGAGGAACGGCGCGGGGAGGCCATGGGCTGGTACGGCTCAGCGCTGACCGCCGGCGTTGCGCTCGGTTCGCCCCTCGCCGGGGTCTTCATCGACATCATGGGTCCCTCCGGCGGCTTCGTGTCCGTCGGCGCCGCCGGCGTGCTGCTCTGCCTGGTGGGCCTGGCGCTCCAGCAGCGCCGCCGCCGCGCCGCCGCCTGA
- a CDS encoding DUF1844 domain-containing protein, with translation MSTSDSNSYVFEPGEAGADVSQQIRDISEVPAIEVITTAAVHLMSAAAVKLGLAAEDNAAELKDLDEARKLITALVSLVTAAAPEIGSQHAGPLRDGLRSLQLAFREESLIPDAPGKGPGEKYTGAVN, from the coding sequence ATGAGCACCTCAGACAGTAATTCGTACGTCTTCGAGCCCGGCGAAGCAGGCGCAGACGTTTCACAACAGATCCGCGACATCTCCGAAGTTCCCGCCATCGAGGTCATCACCACGGCCGCCGTGCACCTGATGAGCGCGGCCGCGGTAAAGCTTGGCCTGGCCGCAGAGGACAACGCAGCCGAACTCAAGGACCTCGACGAGGCCCGGAAGCTGATCACCGCACTGGTAAGCCTGGTGACCGCGGCGGCCCCGGAGATCGGTTCCCAGCACGCAGGGCCCTTGCGCGACGGCCTGCGGTCCCTGCAGCTGGCTTTCCGGGAAGAGTCGCTGATTCCGGACGCACCGGGCAAGGGCCCGGGTGAAAAGTACACCGGAGCCGTGAACTAG
- the infC gene encoding translation initiation factor IF-3, whose translation MRLVGPAGEQVGIVRIEDALRLAAESDLDLVEVAPQAKPPVCKLMDFGKYKYEAAVKAREARKNQTNTVLKEIRFRLKIDTHDYETKRGHALRFLGAGDKVKAMIQFRGREQQRPEMGIRLLQRFADDVAEVGVVESSPRIDGRNMVMVVGPLKNKAEAKAEARRATQRAEAKAQNEAKAEGRVDTSGKDQTPMTQSLADLLPEGFTVSTEPEATAADSTPAEAPAAAPEQEAPKAPASKQEAPKQEAPKAEAAKAPAPKQEAPKQEAPKAAAPKAAAPKAAAPAPKPAAAAKPEAAAPAAPKPAGVPAPPKPVARPAAPKPAARPAPKAVPKPAGKKTN comes from the coding sequence GTGCGGCTGGTCGGACCTGCAGGTGAACAGGTAGGAATCGTCCGTATTGAGGATGCCCTGCGCCTGGCTGCCGAGTCCGACCTTGATCTCGTTGAAGTTGCACCTCAGGCGAAGCCTCCGGTGTGCAAGCTGATGGACTTCGGCAAGTACAAGTACGAGGCCGCGGTCAAGGCACGTGAGGCCCGGAAGAACCAGACGAACACGGTTCTGAAGGAAATCCGCTTCCGCCTGAAGATCGACACCCACGACTACGAGACCAAGCGCGGCCACGCCCTGCGCTTCCTCGGCGCCGGGGACAAGGTCAAGGCGATGATCCAGTTCCGTGGCCGTGAGCAGCAGCGTCCGGAGATGGGCATCCGCCTGCTCCAGCGCTTCGCCGACGACGTCGCCGAAGTCGGCGTGGTGGAGTCCAGCCCCCGCATCGACGGCCGCAACATGGTCATGGTGGTTGGCCCGCTGAAGAACAAGGCTGAGGCCAAGGCGGAAGCACGCCGGGCAACCCAGCGCGCCGAAGCGAAGGCACAGAACGAAGCCAAAGCCGAAGGACGCGTTGACACCTCCGGCAAGGACCAGACCCCCATGACCCAGTCACTGGCGGACCTCCTGCCGGAAGGCTTCACCGTTTCCACCGAACCGGAGGCAACGGCCGCGGACAGCACCCCGGCTGAAGCGCCTGCTGCCGCTCCTGAGCAGGAAGCCCCCAAGGCCCCCGCATCGAAGCAGGAAGCTCCGAAGCAGGAGGCCCCGAAGGCTGAAGCCGCCAAGGCTCCCGCTCCGAAGCAGGAAGCTCCGAAGCAGGAGGCCCCGAAGGCTGCCGCTCCCAAGGCTGCTGCACCGAAGGCGGCCGCTCCGGCGCCTAAGCCTGCAGCTGCCGCCAAGCCGGAAGCAGCCGCACCGGCGGCGCCGAAGCCGGCTGGTGTGCCTGCGCCGCCGAAGCCGGTGGCCAGGCCTGCTGCACCGAAGCCTGCTGCCCGCCCTGCCCCCAAGGCAGTGCCGAAGCCGGCCGGTAAGAAGACCAACTAG
- the rpmI gene encoding 50S ribosomal protein L35: MPKMKTHSGAKKRFKLTGSGKLRRQQANRRHYLEHKSSRLTRRLAGDKIVFKGDAKVIRKMLGI; the protein is encoded by the coding sequence ATGCCGAAGATGAAGACCCACAGTGGTGCTAAGAAGCGCTTCAAGCTGACCGGCAGCGGCAAGCTGCGCCGCCAGCAGGCCAACCGCCGCCACTACCTGGAGCACAAGTCCAGCCGCCTGACCCGCCGCCTTGCCGGCGACAAGATCGTCTTCAAGGGCGACGCCAAGGTCATCCGGAAGATGCTCGGCATCTAG
- the rplT gene encoding 50S ribosomal protein L20 encodes MARVKRAVNAHKKRRVVLERAKGYRGQRSRLYRKAKEQLLHSFVYSYGDRKKKKGDFRRLWIQRINAASRANGLTYNRLIQGLKAAEVEVDRRMLAELAVSDANAFAALVQVAKDSLPADTSAKKVAAA; translated from the coding sequence GTGGCACGTGTGAAGAGGGCGGTCAACGCCCACAAGAAGCGCCGGGTTGTTCTTGAACGGGCGAAGGGTTACCGCGGACAGCGTTCGCGCCTGTACCGCAAGGCCAAGGAACAGCTGCTGCACTCGTTTGTGTACAGCTACGGTGACCGCAAGAAGAAGAAGGGCGACTTCCGCCGCCTGTGGATCCAGCGCATCAACGCTGCGTCCCGCGCCAACGGCCTCACCTACAACCGCCTCATCCAGGGCCTGAAGGCCGCTGAGGTCGAGGTTGACCGCCGCATGCTGGCCGAGCTTGCCGTTTCTGACGCCAACGCCTTCGCCGCACTGGTCCAGGTGGCCAAGGACTCCCTGCCGGCAGACACCTCCGCCAAGAAGGTTGCCGCAGCCTAG
- a CDS encoding RNA methyltransferase — protein MNETGRPQDLPLSNPRADRVRDVAKLAGRPARLKRGHFLAEGPQAVREALKLHQQRLSAGAPGVVTEVFASESCLDRFPEFEELAEGTNARLATDEVLAAMADTVNPQGIVAVCRFVDVALADVLDAGPRLIAVLCQVRDPGNAGTVLRAADSAGADAVIFTASSVDIYNPKAVRSTAGSLFHLPVVLAADPAELAAACKARGIGVLAADGYGQLDLDVLQDENARRRLTGEGPASAFDLAAPTAWFFGNEAQGLSAEELELADHRVAVPVYGAAESLNLGTAATVCLYASARSQRRPDTAAGQVRAG, from the coding sequence ATGAACGAAACCGGGCGCCCGCAAGATCTTCCACTGTCCAACCCCCGAGCCGATCGGGTCAGGGACGTGGCAAAGCTTGCAGGGCGCCCGGCCCGTTTAAAGCGCGGCCATTTCCTTGCCGAGGGGCCGCAGGCGGTCCGGGAAGCCCTCAAGCTCCACCAGCAGCGCCTCTCGGCGGGAGCGCCCGGAGTGGTTACCGAGGTATTCGCCAGCGAAAGCTGCCTGGACCGCTTCCCCGAATTCGAAGAGCTCGCCGAAGGCACCAACGCCCGGCTGGCCACCGATGAGGTCCTGGCGGCCATGGCGGACACCGTCAACCCTCAGGGAATCGTGGCCGTCTGCAGGTTCGTGGACGTCGCCTTGGCGGACGTGCTCGACGCCGGCCCGCGCCTGATTGCCGTGCTGTGCCAGGTCCGGGACCCGGGGAATGCAGGCACCGTGTTGCGTGCGGCCGATTCGGCCGGCGCCGACGCCGTCATTTTCACGGCGTCCAGCGTAGATATCTACAACCCCAAGGCGGTCCGCTCCACCGCGGGGTCGCTGTTCCATCTTCCGGTCGTCCTGGCTGCGGATCCTGCGGAACTGGCTGCCGCCTGCAAGGCCCGGGGCATCGGCGTCCTCGCTGCCGACGGTTACGGGCAGCTGGACCTGGATGTCCTGCAGGACGAGAACGCGCGCCGCAGGCTCACCGGTGAAGGCCCTGCATCCGCCTTTGACCTCGCTGCACCGACCGCCTGGTTCTTTGGGAATGAGGCCCAGGGGCTCTCGGCTGAGGAGCTTGAACTTGCGGACCACCGGGTTGCGGTTCCGGTCTACGGTGCGGCCGAAAGCCTCAACCTTGGAACGGCGGCCACTGTGTGCCTCTACGCCAGCGCCCGTTCCCAGCGCCGCCCCGATACTGCCGCCGGGCAGGTCCGCGCCGGGTAG
- a CDS encoding GlsB/YeaQ/YmgE family stress response membrane protein translates to MGFLAWIILGLIVGAIVKAVMPGRVGGGWVTSLILGVVGAIVGGWIGSLLFNKGDLAFFDLGTWILAIVGGLVVAGIYGAVTGRGKASRAP, encoded by the coding sequence ATGGGTTTTCTTGCTTGGATTATTCTGGGCCTGATTGTCGGGGCCATCGTTAAAGCCGTTATGCCCGGACGGGTCGGCGGCGGCTGGGTTACCAGCCTCATCCTGGGTGTCGTTGGAGCCATCGTTGGCGGCTGGATTGGCAGCCTCCTGTTCAACAAGGGCGATCTTGCCTTCTTCGACCTCGGCACCTGGATTCTCGCTATCGTCGGCGGCCTGGTTGTCGCCGGCATCTACGGAGCCGTCACCGGACGCGGAAAAGCCAGCCGCGCTCCCTGA